From one Xiphophorus hellerii strain 12219 chromosome 18, Xiphophorus_hellerii-4.1, whole genome shotgun sequence genomic stretch:
- the LOC116708255 gene encoding post-GPI attachment to proteins factor 2-like, whose translation MIQGSNILGYERPLVIRISFATCIVVTVCLPLLGLITCVSISSLFHFEDATGTHCQVPNYLPSISASISLSPECHIWRFCIGLHSAPRLLVAFTYFRFYKSRFAARSSESALSCLNLTFSIFENLGLLLLTYVSSNETYFVHKEGFVLFIVSSLIYMLITCRLWRSIKKYSLSPEDAKSHHWKVRFLLLNVCFCAFAGFFYWKHNMYCESGSYTFFALFEYLVVFSNMAFHLTAVWDFKSREVVVISSFEDKDF comes from the exons ATGATCCAAGGCTCAAACATTTTGGGCTATGAGAGGCCCCTGGTCATCAGGATATCATTCGCCACTTGTATTGTTGTTACTGTGTGCCTGCCACTGTTAGGACTCATCACTTGCGTCTCTATATCCTCTCTCTTTCACTTTGAAGATGCTACTGGTACACATTGCCAG GTTCCCAACTACCTGCCATCCATCAGTGCCTCTATCAGCCTCAGTCCTGAGTGCCACATCTGGCGGTTCTGCATCGGACTGCACTCTGCTCCGAGGCTTCTGGTGGCCTTTACCTACTTCAGGTTTTACAAGTCCCGCTTTGCTGCCAGGTCCTCCGAGAGCGCACTCAGCTGCTTGAACTTGACCTTTTCCATTTTTGAGAACCTGGGCCTGCTGCTTCTTACATATGTGTCATCTAATGAGACATACT TTGTGCATAAGGAAGGTTTCGTCCTCTTCATTGTGAGTTCACTTATCTACATGCTGATAACCTGCCGTTTGTGGAGATCAATTAAGAAGTATTCATTAAGTCCCGAG GATGCCAAGTCTCATCACTGGAAGGTTCGCTTCTTACTCCTCAATGTTTGCTTCTGTGCTTTTGCTGGATTCTTTTACTGGAAACACAACATGTACTGTGAATCAGGAA GTTACACCTTTTTTGCGCTGTTTGAGTACCTTGTCGTCTTCTCCAATATGGCCTTCCATCTGACAGCAGTGTGGGATTTCAAGAGTCGGGAGGTTGTGGTCATTTCCTCCTTTGAGGATAAAGACTTCTGA
- the LOC116708106 gene encoding alpha-2-macroglobulin-like — MVKPGIQMWTLLVLFFEMYMGQVSASDSANCPIHYMASVPGILESGSKNRFCLSLSQPSYRVLVKVILKGLDSQKILLRKGTSNGFHKCYQFLVPSVKAEEEQLFEVSVKGDNFYSREIKRVLIKKFQPKTFIQTDKPIYNQGQTVEFRVVTLGTNLKPVEGHYGAIVIGDPHNNRIARWTNQTAAAGTILQLYYPLGNEALEGYYRIIVQIGKNRVFHSFKVQKYGLPKFDVVVTIPKEISIGQETFEVTACGKYTYGKPVNGDVTLRICRPQRNRNSCRAQTSSKNEARLTSLCRTRQKQACNKGCATFVYKVSGFTRPDPKPFLDVLDVSATVVDRLTCASYTQWERIKITYLVGRLFFEKVQKTYTQGTNLDGKVRVVDYLGNPVPQMTVYLFVGKKGSPCVVDTLTTNHKGIANLSLETEDFRGEMQLYASSTDNLEPPEKNVPYYDVATVTVYESGPGPSACGFLRVVPIDRPLRCYRQEEITIQYSLEQQLLSSLDIVYMILSRGIIVHQGFVHLHMDYPKIQAEFSFSLTVRTGYAPSIQVVAYTVLECERVLAHSERFYTEDCFSNPVLPKFLPSPVFAGEDVKLCIKAKPNSVCGVSLIDLNVLARADVSNLDANQIYGYLPIKKPEPLPSELVDEPECVEVKPRTSYLAFTNQEKEDANTVFTTQGLQLLTNLPIQNPTCLKLGGKNYHEAMLSRKIKPQYSERRALERRPIPDPGRLSYTCYDELEPVYKLSTETWLFGLVKVGETGKTCVPYAVPNIVTTWNTEVFCVSPHAFGLAHPVLLSVFKPFSLDFKLPYFMIWGESLELKSTVHNYLPTSLKIKITAAASSSYILTPLSTDQSTFCLCAGEHKVIRWTFTPTYLGDLTVSLTAEAVSSQTSCCDKEVTVPESGHSIVVTRPLKVKAVGYEIIKTYSWLFCPKGHYLSEKLETHIPDNVVSDCLKAKVSVSGDILSRSVENLGDLLYLPYGCGEQNIAFMAIDTYILHYLQKTNKLSQETEKKGINYLITGYQRQLAYRKKTGAFSTFAKGEENTWLTAFVMVTFYKVQSFIYIDPKIIEEARKWLECQQRDNGCFKVSGKLYNNYIRGDVPDEVTVTAYVTAALLETNVPADNPMVKKSLSCLKDYIYDFSNTYTTALLAYVFTLAENLEARSKLLHYLDSVAIKEGDLQHWCLTPKQNPCPLCVEISSYVLLAKVGDSLSEGDLSCSSNIIRWLIKQQSYYGGFESTQDTAVAIKAMTLYNAKVLNREGSTSVTVSSPTGHLSFQVNQNNKLVHQELMLQDLKGKYWLRAEGTSCSVVQVTFVYNIPVSAVVSSFSVEAKVEIHNCCHDRLVTLKLKSLYSEGRSSTNMVVLDIAVPSGFWPVPASLWNLKKGALVSNVEYKDGHVFVYLQELQKDIPVFHELEMIQEYEVQHLRPSTVTIYDYYCPSVKGVTEYCGKNCYEIANSHDHYQPQENSYKPNYQNRHDHQRHHHDSHYHPSHPGPLPHRYHSRLRHRHHLRPFHHYRHGSYNHYHNYPRYDYDYDYDDDYYRG; from the exons ATGGTTAAGCCAGGGATCCAGATGTGGACTCTTCTTGTCTTATTTTTTGAGATGTACATGGGTCAAGTGTCCGCTTCTGATAGCGCCAACTGTCCAAT CCATTATATGGCAAGTGTTCCAGGCATTCTTGAATCTGGATCAAAGAACAGGTTCTGTCTGAGTCTCTCGCAGCCCAGCTATCGTGTATTGGTGAAGGTCATTCTGAAAGGCCTGGACAGCCAGAAGATTCTGCTGAGGAAAGGAACCAGCAATGGCTTCCATAAATGCTACCAGTTTTTG gtTCCTTCAGTGAAAGCAGAGGAGGAGCAACTATTTGAAGTGTCAGTGAAAGGCGACAATTTTTATTCCAGAGAAATCAAGAGAGTGCTGATAAAAAAATTTCAACCAAAAACATTCATCCAAACAGATAAACCGATCTACAACCAAGGACAAACAG TGGAATTCAGAGTGGTCACACTGGGCACAAACTTGAAACCAGTCGAGGGACAT TATGGTGCCATTGTGATTGGG GATCCTCACAACAACAGGATTGCACGGTGGACAAATCAGACCGCAGCTGCAGGAACCATTTTGCAGTTGTATTACCCTTTGGGCAATGAGGCCCTCGAGGGGTACTATCGAATTATTGTACAAATAGGCAAAAACAGGGTGTTTCACAGCTTCAAGGTCCAGAAATATG gtttgCCTAAGTTTGACGTTGTAGTTACCATACCTAAAGAAATAAGTATTGGGCAAGAAACCTTTGAAGTTACAGCATGCGGAAA GTACACGTACGGAAAGCCTGTGAACGGAGATGTTACACTCAGGATCTGCAGACCTCAGAGGAACCGGAACTCCTGTAGAGCTCAGACCAGCTCTAAAAATGAAGCCAGACTAACTTCTCTTTGCAGGACAAGACAGAAGCAG GCATGCAACAAAGGCTGTGCCACATTTGTCTACAAAGTGTCAGGTTTTACCAGACCTGACCCAAAGCCATTTCTGGATGTGTTGGATGTCAGTGCCACAGTAGTGGACAGGTTGACAT GTGCTTCGTACACACAGTGGGAGAGGATAAAGATAACCTACCTCGTCGGAAGGTTGTTTTTCGAAAAGGTTCAGAAGACTTACACCCAAGGAACAAATCTGGATGGAAAA GTTAGAGTGGTGGACTACCTCGGCAATCCTGTCCCTCAAATGACGGTATACCTTTTCGTGGGTAAAAAAGGCTCCCCTTGTGTTGTGGACACTTTAACAACAAATCATAAAGGAATCGCCAATTTGTCTCTTGAAACAGAAGATTTCAGAGGGGAGATGCAGCTCTAT GCAAGCAGCACAGACAACCTGGAGCCCCCGGAAAAAAACGTCCCCTATTATGACGTCGCAACGGTCACAGTTTATGAATCTGGTCCTGGTCCCTCAGCATGCGGGTTTCTCAGAGTAGTTCCAATTGACAGGCCACTTCGCTGCTATAGACAAGAAGAGATCACTATTCAATACAGTTTAGAGCAACAGTTGTTGAGCTCTCTGGACATAGTATACATG ATCTTGTCCAGAGGAATCATAGTACACCAAGGATTTGTTCACCTGCATATGGATTACCCAA AAATCCAGGCTGAATTCTCCTTCAGTTTGACAGTGCGGACAGGATATGCACCTTCCATCCAAGTTGTGGCGTACACCGTTCTCGAGTGTGAGAGAGTCCTCGCCCACAGTGAAAGGTTTTACACCGAGGACTGCTTTAGCAACCCG gTGTTGCCAAAGTTTTTACCTTCTCCAGTCTTCGCTGGTGAGGATGTCAAATTGTGCATTAAGGCCAAGCCTAATTCAGTATGTGGGGTGAGCCTTATAGATCTGAATGTACTCGCAAGGGCTGATGTAAGCAATCTGGACGCAAATCAG ATTTATGGATATCTGCCCATCAAGAAACCAGAGCCTCTTCCCTCTGAACTTGTGGATGAACCTGAATGTGTAGAGGTGAAACCAAGGACCTCTTATCTTGCTTTCACCAACCAAGAGAAAGAAGATGCCAACACAGTTTTCACA ACTCAAGGACTGCAGCTGCTAACAAACCTGCCCATCCAAAACCCCACATGTCTCaaactggggggaaaaaattatcatgaag CTATGTTATCAAGAAAGATCAAACCCCAGTATTCAGAAAGAAGGGCTTTGGAAAGGCGACCAATTCCTGATCCAGGAAGACTTTCATACACCTGCTATGATGAGCTGGAGCCTGTGTACAAGCTTTCCACGGAGACGTGGCTGTTTGGCCTGGTGAAAGTTGG AGAGACGGGAAAAACCTGTGTGCCTTACGCCGTCCCCAACATTGTCACCACCTGGAATACAGAAGTCTTCTGCGTGTCACCTCACGCTTTTGGTTTGGCCCATCCTGTACTGCTTAGTGTCTTCAAGCCATTTTCGCTAGACTTCAAGCTTCCTTACTTCATGATCTGGGGCGAGAGCCTCGAACTGAAGTCGACTGTCCATAACTATCTGCCCACCTCACTCAAG aTCAAAATTACTGCAGCCGCATCCTCAAGTTACATCCTTACTCCCCTGTCTACTGACCAGAGTACGTTTTGCCTCTGTGCGGGGGAGCACAAGGTCATCCGCTGGACCTTCACTCCAACGTACTTAG GGGATTTAACGGTCAGTCTGACTGCTGAGGCTGTATCTTCTCAGACTTCTTGTTGCGATAAAGAAGTGACGGTGCCAGAAAGTGGTCACAGCATTGTGGTGACGCGGCCTCTCAAAGTGAAG GCTGTTGGAtatgaaataataaagacataCAGCTGGCTGTTCTGTCCAAAAG GACACTATTTAAGTGAAAAATTGGAGACACATATCCCCGACAATGTGGTTAGTGACTGTCTGAAGGCCAAAGTCTCTGTTTCAG GTGACATCCTCAGCCGGAGTGTGGAGAACCTGGGTGATTTGCTGTATCTGCCGTATGGCTGTGGGGAGCAGAACATAGCTTTCATGGCAATTGACACTTACATCCTGCACTACCTCCAAAAGACTAACAAGCTGTCCCAAGAAACTGAGAAGAAGGGAATCAACTACCTGATTACTG GCTACCAGAGACAGCTGGCCTACAGGAAGAAGACGGGTGCATTTAGCACATTTGCAAAGGGAGAGGAGAACACTTG GCTCACTGCCTTTGTGATGGTAACATTTTACAAAGTTCAGAGCTTTATCTACATTGATCCCAAGATTATTGAGGAGGCTCGGAAGTGGCTGGAATGCCAACAGCGGGACAATGGTTGTTTCAAAGTGTCCGGAAAACTCTACAACAACTATATTAGG GGTGATGTTCCTGATGAAGTAACAGTCACTGCCTACGTCACTGCGGCCTTACTTGAAACCAACGTACCAGCAGAT AATCCTATGGTGAAGAAGAGCTTGTCATGCCTGAAGGACTACATCTATGATTTCAGCAACACTTATACTACAGCTCTGCTTGCATACGTCTTCACGCTGGCAGAAAACCTGGAGGCTCGCAGTAAGCTTCTGCACTACCTTGACTCGGTCGCTATAAAAGAGG GAGACCTTCAACACTGGTGTTTGACACCAAAGCAAAACCCATGTCCTCTGTGTGTGGAGATCAGTTCTTATGTACTGCTGGCCAAAGTCGGTGACTCTCTCTCTGAAGGAGACCTGTCCTGCTCCTCGAATATCATCAGGTGGCTTATTAAGCAGCAGTCCTACTACGGAGGCTTCGAGTCCACCCAG GACACAGCAGTGGCTATTAAAGCTATGACCCTCTACAACGCCAAAGTTTTGAATCGAGAAGGTTCCACCTCTGTGACTGTGTCATCCCCCACTGGTCACCTGTCATTCCAAGTGAATCAGAACAACAAGCTGGTCCACCAGGAGCTGATGCTGCAAGATCTGAAAGGAAAGTACTGGCTGAGGGCTGAGGGCACTTCATGCTCTGTAGTACAG GTTACTTTTGTTTACAACATCCCTGTTTCAGCCGTTGTCAGCAGTTTCAGCGTGGAAGCCAAAGTAGAGATCCACAACTGCTGCCATGACCGCTTAGTCACGCTGAAGCTGAAGTCATT ATACAGTGAAGGCCGTAGCTCTACCAACATGGTGGTCCTGGACATTGCAGTGCCCTCTGGATTCTGGCCTGTTCCAGCATCCTTGTGGAAT CTAAAGAAGGGGGCGTTGGTGAGCAACGTTGAATACAAGGACGGTCATGTTTTTGTGTACCTACAGGAG ttACAAAAGGATATTCCTGTGTTCCACGAGTTGGAGATGATTCAGGAGTATGAGGTGCAGCACCTGAGGCCATCAACGGTCACCATCTATGATTACTACTGTCCAA gTGTCAAGGGTGTGACAGAATATTGCGGAAAGAACTGCTACGAGATAGCGAATTCACATGATCACTATCAACCTCAGGAAAACAGTTATAAACCCAACTACCAAAACCGTC ATGACCACCAAAGACACCACCATGACTCACATTACCACCCAAGCCACCCGGGACCGCTCCCACACAGATACCACAGCCGACTCCGCCACCGCCACCACTTACGTCCCTTCCACCACTATAGGCATGGCAGCTACAATCACTATCACAACTACCCCAGATATGACTATGACTATGACTATGACGATGATTATTACCGTGGCTAA